The Acidiphilium multivorum AIU301 genome includes the window ATATCTCATCGCCCGTTCGGGCATGCGCCCGATCGAGCGCATTGCCGAAACGGCCGAAAATATCCGCCTTTCGACCCTCCATGAACGTCTCGACGTCGCAGGGCTTCCCGCCGAACTCGCCGCGCTCGCCAACACGTTCAACCTGATGCTGGACCGGCTTGAGCAATCCTTCCTCCAGCTCTCCCAATTCTCGGCTGACCTCGCGCACGAGCTGCGCACGCCGATCAGCAATCTGCGCGGCGAGCTGGAAGTTGCGTTATCGAGGCCCCGCTCTGACGATACTTATCGGGAAGTCCTCGGCTCCGCACTCGAGGAATGCACTCGCATCAGCCGGGTCATCCAGAGCCTCCTGTTCCTTGCCCGCGCCGAGATGGTCGGGGCTCCACCCGCCGTTGAAGCTCTTGATCTTGCCACCGAGATCGCAACGGTTCTCGAATTCTACCAGCCGATGGCGGCGGAGGCGGGGCTGTCGCTGACCGCCCGCGTCCGCCCGGGACTACCGATCAGGTTCGACCGCATTCTCCTCCAGCAGGCGCTCGGCAATCTGGTGGCCAATGCAATCGCCCATACCGGCACCGGCGGGCAGATCACCATCGAGGTTGCGGAGGTGCTGGAACAGCTCTCCATCCGCATAAAGGATACCGGGCAGGGGATCGCACCCGAGCATCTGCCGCATGTGTTCGACCGGTTCTATCGCGCCGATCCCGCGCGTTCGCATGTCGGCGGCAATCTCGGGCTCGGCCTCGCCGTGGTTCGCGCGATCATGGACCTGCACGGAGGCCGGGTTTCCATTGAAAGCACGCAGGGTCAGGGCACCACCGTATCGCTACTGGTGGCAGCGACCGCGCGTTAATCCCGAAACGGTGAGCCCAAACTGACGAAATCGTCATTCTGGCGTGGTGGAAACGTCATTCTCGCCGGCTAAAGCGCGAACTCATTTCCGCTTGAAGCCATGAAGAAAACGTCCCGACACCTCCGTTTCAGACCCAACCGCGTCGGTGCTCTTGCGCTTGCGACACTGCTTGCCGGCTGTGCGCGGTATCAGCCGGCGCCGTTGCATCCCGGTACTTCGGCCACGGCACTGCTCGGCCGCCGTCTCGACGAGCCGGCGCTTGGCCAATTCCTCGCGGCTATGGGCGTGCATCCGCGCGGACACTGGGGATTGCGGGCTCTGACGCTCGTTGCCGTCTATGAGCGGCCAGATCTGCGAATCAGCGTCGCCGCCTATGACGCCGCGAAGGCGGCAGTGACGACGGCCCAGCAGATCCCGAACCCCACGCTTTCCCTCGCGCCCAGCTTCAACGCGACTCAAGCCTTCCCGTCGCCAATCAAGATCGGGCCGGTCATCAGTTTTCTCGTCTCCAATCTCGGCGCTCGCGAAGCTGGCATCGCCGCCGCGCGGGATCGCCAGCAAGCCGCGCGAATACTCATCGCTGCCGCGGCATGGCGGGAACGCAGCAACGTCCGCAACGCGCTGCTCACACTCTGGCTCGATGAACGGATCGCCAGGATCAAGGCGCGCGTCGCCAGCTATGCCGCGACAGCGTCCCGCCTCGTAGCACAGCGCGTTACCTCTGGAATGCTTGCTGATACCGTGCTCGCCAGCACAACCGAGGCGGCGAACAAGGCAAGCTTTGGCACCGCTGAAGCGCGGGTCCAGATCGGAATGGACCGGGCCCACTTGGCCGCTGCGATCGGAATGCCGGCGGCGGCGCTTCGAGGTAAGCACCTTTCATTCACCGCCTTTGAGCATCCGTTGCCGCCGGCCAATCTCGCCGCTCTTACGCGCACGGCGCTGGTAACCAGTCCATCAGTCGTCGCGGCCTACAAGAATTATCGCGCGGCCGACGCTTCTCTCCGCAAAGCGATCGACCAGCAGTTTCCAGGCTTTCGTATTGGCCCCGGGTATCACTACGATCAGGGCGCCAGCAAGTTCATACTCGCCCTCTCGCTGCCGCTGCCAATTCTCAACCAGAATCAGGACCCGATCGCCGAGGCGCGTGCAAGGCGCCAGCTTGCGGCGGCCCTGTTCGATCGGGCGCAGGTGCGCGTTCTCCACGAGATCGACGCGGCCAAGGCCGCTCTGCAAGGCAGCGTAAGCGTTGCGCGCGCGGCACGGCTTCTTCTCGCAACCGCCCGCGAGCGCGAACGCCAGGCTATTGAAGCTTACCGCGCCGGTGCGACCGGCCAGCTGCGCATGGTCGAGGCCGAACAGCAGGCAACTTTGGTCCGCGAACAGGAGCTGACCACGGATGCTCAGCGATTACGCGCCCTCGCAGCCGTGGCCGACGCGCTCCATCACCCCATTTTCCGGGAGAGCCACTGATGAAGCGGCATCTGCAGGCCATCGCGGCAAGCCTGTCACTTGTTTGCGCCGCAGCTGTCGCGCATGCCGCGGCCCTGCGCAGCGTGACGATCAATGCGGCCACGATGAGCAGCGGCCTCATCAAGACGAGCGTCCTGCGCCTTGAGACTAAACATCCCAGCTCCGCGGCTTACGGCCTGGTGATCGATCCTTCCCCGATTATCACCTTGCGGCACCGGATCGTCTCGGCACACGCAAAGCTGACGCTGGACGATGCAAATCTCGCCCGCGCCCAGAAGCTTTATCGCTCTGGAGGTAACGTCTCCAAGGCCAGCCTGCAGCAGATCCAGGCTAAAACCGCCATTGCGCAAGCGCGTGTCGAGGAATTGCTGGCCCAGGCGAAAATGCGCTATGGCGCCGCCCTCGGAACGGCAATCGCCGATAATGGCCCCTCGTTCAGGACAATCAACGGCGGAGGTTCGCTTGTCTCGGTTGTGCAGGCAGGTGCCACACTTGTATCCCCGCCGGCCGCATCCGCCAGAGCGCCGGATGGATCTC containing:
- a CDS encoding heavy metal sensor histidine kinase; translation: MSLRMTAWYAGTAFLLVLLATSLLTWSFGARIARQEDRTLHVLARIARPLGGAADPSASLAIASALERAGNTREIQFRVIGPHGRITIQSNGNHLPLPPSVGLPNVATLDSGGMAFRVLTQPLPNGFMLQIAIASPGSQALLLRYRETLTLVLAVSIILCAVLGYLIARSGMRPIERIAETAENIRLSTLHERLDVAGLPAELAALANTFNLMLDRLEQSFLQLSQFSADLAHELRTPISNLRGELEVALSRPRSDDTYREVLGSALEECTRISRVIQSLLFLARAEMVGAPPAVEALDLATEIATVLEFYQPMAAEAGLSLTARVRPGLPIRFDRILLQQALGNLVANAIAHTGTGGQITIEVAEVLEQLSIRIKDTGQGIAPEHLPHVFDRFYRADPARSHVGGNLGLGLAVVRAIMDLHGGRVSIESTQGQGTTVSLLVAATAR
- a CDS encoding TolC family protein translates to MKKTSRHLRFRPNRVGALALATLLAGCARYQPAPLHPGTSATALLGRRLDEPALGQFLAAMGVHPRGHWGLRALTLVAVYERPDLRISVAAYDAAKAAVTTAQQIPNPTLSLAPSFNATQAFPSPIKIGPVISFLVSNLGAREAGIAAARDRQQAARILIAAAAWRERSNVRNALLTLWLDERIARIKARVASYAATASRLVAQRVTSGMLADTVLASTTEAANKASFGTAEARVQIGMDRAHLAAAIGMPAAALRGKHLSFTAFEHPLPPANLAALTRTALVTSPSVVAAYKNYRAADASLRKAIDQQFPGFRIGPGYHYDQGASKFILALSLPLPILNQNQDPIAEARARRQLAAALFDRAQVRVLHEIDAAKAALQGSVSVARAARLLLATARERERQAIEAYRAGATGQLRMVEAEQQATLVREQELTTDAQRLRALAAVADALHHPIFRESH
- a CDS encoding efflux RND transporter periplasmic adaptor subunit, which codes for MKRHLQAIAASLSLVCAAAVAHAAALRSVTINAATMSSGLIKTSVLRLETKHPSSAAYGLVIDPSPIITLRHRIVSAHAKLTLDDANLARAQKLYRSGGNVSKASLQQIQAKTAIAQARVEELLAQAKMRYGAALGTAIADNGPSFRTINGGGSLVSVVQAGATLVSPPAASARAPDGSRVMLRPVGSAGRIPKGLLGQTFFYTGPALPIGVPLAITLRAPGVVTGYAVPAAALIWHNNGPFIFVRIGASRFAMYRVTRSHPLYRSGTISGFFVPGADLPAHPAIVTSGVGLLNSALAGGGASAANND